Part of the Verrucomicrobiota bacterium genome is shown below.
TGCGGACCACAGCAGGAAGAAGGATCATCCGCAGAACACGCAGAAGAACGCAGAAAAGAGAAAAGCGTCCACAGATTAACACAGATTAAGCGGGCCCGGCGGGCCCGATACCTGGCGGCAACTCTAAGGTTGACACTCGCACCCACCCCCCAGGATGCCGCTCCGAACTCCGAACTCCGAACTCCGAACTCCGAACTCCGAACTCCGAACTCCGAACTCCGAACTCCGAACTCCGAACTCCTTCCCCCCTCTTCCCGCCGTGGTCGCCGTGGTCCGCCGTGTTCGCCGTGTGAACTCTTACGCTGTGCCCGCCGTGTGACCGTGTGAACTCTTACGTTGTGCCCGCACCGATCTCGTGATCTGCCAGCAATTCGATCGCGTGAACCAGAGCGGAATGGTCCGATTTGGAAAGGCCGTGCGCGGCGCAGGCGTTGAACAGTTGCTGGCACGTCGCGGTATTCGGCAACGCCATCCCGAGTTCTTTGGCATTTGCAAGGGCGAGCCCCAGATCTTTCTGGTGCAATTCGATCCGGAATCCAGGTTGGAAGTTTCGTTTGAGCAGACGTTCGCCATGCACTTCCAGGATTCGCGACGAGGCGAACCCGCCCATCAGCGCCTGCCGGACTTTCGCGGGATCCGCCCCGGCCTTTGACGCGAACACGAGTGCCTCGCAGACGGCTTCGATCGTCAGGGCAACAATGATCTGATTGGCTACCTTGGCGGTCTGGCCGTCCCCGTTCTCACCGACGCGGGTAATGTTTTTGCCCATCAATTCGAATAGCGGCTGCGCGCGCGCGAAAGCGGCTTCGCTGCATCCGGCCATGATGGTCAGCGTCGCATTTCTGGCGCCCACGTCACCACCGGAAACGGGTGCATCGATGTAGTCCGCCCCTAGTTCACGAATCCGGGCGGCGAACCGTTTGGTTGCCAGCGGCGAGATCGAACTCATGTCGATCACCAGCTTTTGCGGCGGCCCGTCCGCATCGCTTCCGTGCCCCTCGTGCGACCCTGCCGTAAGGGTGGTTGCCACGCCATTGTCGCCGAACAACACCGATTCCACGTCCGGCGTATCCGGGACCATCGTGATGATGAACTCAGCCGCCTGGGCAACTTCCGCGGGAGAACCGCATTCCTTCCCACCCCCGTCGAGCAAAGCCCTGTCTTTAACCCCGTGCCGGCTATGCAGAAAGAGGTGGTGACCGCCCTTCTGAAGGTTAAGCGCCATCGGCGCACCCATGATGCCCAAACCAATAAAACCGACGTTCGACATACAGGTAACTTACACGTTTGGCCGGCAGGTAAATCATCTCCGGACACGAACCGTGACGGCCGCCGGCGGATGATCCGGCGAGGATCACCCGCCCGTGCCGGGTTCCTGGCCCGGACCTTACGTTTCAGCCCTCGTTTTTGGACTGAGCCGACTGAGCTTTCTTCTGTTCCGCCCGGACGAATTCGGCGGAACGGGTCGCTTCTTCATCGAGCTTGTCGTGACCGGGCAGGTAGCGATAGACCGCGATATCCCGCCCGACCTCGCCGCCCGGAATCAGGAAAGGCTCCATGACCACGGCACCCTGATAATTAATCTGGTGCAACGCGCCGAAAATCTCCGGCCACGGCATCCGGCCGCGCCCGGGCGGGCGCCGGTTCGCTTCGCCGATGTGAAAGTGCCCCAACCAGGGTCCCGCTTCGACGATGGCGCCTCCGATGCTGTCTTCCTCAATGTTCAGGTGGAACGTATCCAGATGGACTTTGCAGTTGGGGCTCCCGACCCGTTGAACAAAAGCGATCCCTTCAGCAGCGGTGTTCATAAGAAAGTGCTCGAAGCGATTCACCACCTCGATACAAATGTAAACGCCGCAGTCTTCGGCACCCTTGACCGCTTCGCGCACACCCTCAACCGCCCGGTCAGTGAGAAGTTGTTTATCCTCACCCGGCAAAGGCCGGCGCGGCCACGAACTATAATTGATGCCGGCCATGATGGTGCCCCCCAGCTGCTGCATACCCCGGCATACCTCGTGCAGAAACGTAATCGCGTTTTTGCGGATTGCGGCGTCTTCCGAGAGCATGTCCATATCGGCCGTCATCCCGATGCTGTAGGTGAGCCCGATGCCGGCATTCGCTGCCGCGCCTTTGAGTGTGTCCCGCTCCGCAGTGCTCATCCGGGCGATTTTCTGGGCGCGAACTTCGAGCACGTCAAAGCCGCATTTTTTTGCTCGCGCGATAAACGGGAGCGGATCCACCTCCCAATACTGGGTCCAATAACCGAAGTGTATTCCGACGGGGTTCATAAATTAACTCTTGAAAGGTGCCGGGGTTACCGGCTCTCGGCTGCGGTGAAGCACCTTTTTGTTCGAGGTTCTGTGGGGAAATGCGCTTTGAATGCCTGCCTCTTTTTCAGTTGTGGCCCTCTTCGGCCTGTGGCATCCGTGGCCTTTCACGGTCGCGCCATCGTCGAGCCCGACGCTCGGGGAGGTGCAGTGGAACCTCGAACGACGACGCGGGTAGGAAGGAGCGCACTTTGGGGCTCAAATTCAAAATCATGATTCTGGTCGCCGCGAACCCAGCGCGCCTGGACGAGCTGCAATAACCGGTCCACGGTTCGCTCTCCCATTTCCGTGATCGGTTGAGCGACTGTGGTCAGCTCCGGCGAAACGTATGCTGCCAACGGGATGTCGTCAAAACCCGTCACCGACAACTCATCGGGCAACTGGAGGCCCGCCCTGCAAGCCCCATGGAGCACGCCCACCGCCAGCCCGTCGGTGAGCGCGACGATGGCCGTGGGTGAAGGGCGATGACGCAGGACACCTTGTGCGGTGCTGAGGCCCAAGCCGAACTGTTCTCCCGAACCGATCACCACCCATTCCTCCCTGAGTTCGACTCCGGCTTCATCCAACGCCCGCCTGATCCCGGACAGCCGGCGCCCCATCGACTCGCTGTGCGGTTCTGCACCGACGACGGCAATCCGCCGGTGCCCCAGGTCGAGCAGATGGCGGCCGATCCCGTAACCACCCTGAAGGTTGTCACTCAATACCCGGTCGACCGGGAGTGCGGGAAGGTCACGGTCCACCAACACGACCGGAACCCGGGTCCGCAGCAGCCGTTCGACGTTGGCCACGCTGTGACCGGTCGGCACCAGGATGATGCCGTCCACGCGTTGCCGCAGCAACATCTCGAGGTAAGCCGATTCCTTTTCCGGGTTTTCTTCGGCGCTGCATAAAAAAGCGCGGTACCCCTGTTTGAATAGCGCCTGTTCGATCGCATAACCGAGCAGGCTGAAAAACGGCTGTGAAACTTTCGGGACCAGCACACCAATAGACTGCGTTTTCTGGCGCCGGAGCCCCCGGGCCAAAGCGCTCGGTTGATAATTAAGCGCTTCCATGGTTTGCCGCACCTTGTCCTGGACGGCTTGGGTCACGTACCCGTTCTGGTTGATCACCCGCGAAACCGTGGCGGTCGATACACCGGCAAGGGCAGCGACTTCCTTTATCGTGGGCATACATGATCGGTTGAAGGTCCCATTAACTCCCGGCTCTGTGTCCGTCCACGAACTCCGGAGCCACGCCACCTGCCGCCTCATTTCAACGTTCCGCGTAACCAGAGGCGGGCCATCCAGCGGTCGCGCACCAGCGCGATGGCAATCGCCAGAATCATCGTCGCGCCCCAGATGGCTTCGGTCAGGTGCGGGCTGAAGCCCAGCAAATTAAAGCCCGTGGAGATGATTTGAAGCAGCACCAACGAAAGAAACAGCCCCAGCACCTTGCCGAACCCCCCGTTCGGATCCACCCCCCCCAGCACCGCCGCCAAAATCGTGATCAGCAGGTAGGATTCCGCGTAGCCCGCCCGCGCCGAGTTAAACCGCGCCATCATCACCACCGCCGCCACCCAGCACAGCACGCTGGAGGCCACGTACACCCCCACCAGCATCCAGTCGGTGGCCACCCCCGAGTAGCGCGTCGCCCGCTCGTTCGAGCCGATCATGCGCACCGACACCCCAAAGGCCGCGTGGCTCATGAGCACCGCCACCACCACCGCGCAGACCACAAACAGCACCATCGGCACGGGCACCCCCCCCAGCGTGCCGTTGCCCAAATACAGGATCGCCGGGGGAAACCCCCCGATGACCCCGCCGTTGGTGGCGTAGACGGCGATGCCTTTGACCGCCGTCATCGTGCCCAGCGTCACCAGGATGGGGTGCACGCCCAAAAAGGCGACGATTACCCCCGTGATGAGCCCGACCACCAACGAGGTTGCCAGGCCCGCGACCAGCGCCAGCGCGATGACCCCGGCCACCGCCGACGGCGCGCTGGCGGGCCCGAGCAGCTTGGTCAGGATCGCCGCCATCACCAGCGCCGACAGGTTGGCCGTGGCAATGATCGCCAGGTTCAAGCCCCCGCTCATCAGCGGGATCATCATGGCCAGCGCCAGGATCCCGAGCTCCGGCATCTGGAACGCCATGGCCCGAAGCGTCTCGCCCGATAAGAACCGCGCCGGGGCCAGCGCCCCGAAGAAGACCGCCGCCAGCACAATCAAGCCGATCAGCATCGTGATGGTCGGATCCCGCCCCAGCCAGCCCAGGGCGGAGGAGGGCCGGGGCGCGGGGGCGGCGGGCGCGGGGGCAGTGGCGGCTTCAATGGGCATGGCGAACGGTCCGTTTTTGCTGGCGTTTGGCGGCGTAAGCCGTGGCGCTCACGCTGATGAGGATGATCAACCCGGTGACAAACCCGAACGAATACGACGACACGCCCCGCAGGGTGAGGCCATTCTGCAGGATCGCCAACAGCACGATGCCCAGCACCGTCCCGCCGACGGTGCCAATGCCGCCCAACAGGCTGGCCCCGCCCAGCACCACCGCCGCCAGCACGTCAAGCTCGCGCCCGATCAGGGCATTGGGCACCACCTCTTCGACCCGGTGGGCTTGAACCAGCCCCGCCACGCCGGCCATCAGGCCCGAGTAGCCGTACACAAAACACTGCAGGCCCAGCAGGTTGCAGCCGACGCGCTTGGCCGCTTCGGGGTTGCCCCCCAAGCCGTAAATCTGCCGCCCGACCGACAACCGGCTCAGCAGCAAGGCCGTGATGAGCAGCACGATCGCCGCCACCACCACCGGAAAGGGGATCCCAACCAGCGACAGGTCCGCCGTGAACCAGTCGGGTAAATCGTAGATGGACTTGCCGTCGGTCACAAACATCAGCATCGCGAAGTAAAAGGTCATCGTCGAAATGGTCACGATCACCGGCAAGGCCCGCAGGTAGTAAATCAGCAGGGCATTCATGACGCCCAGCAGCGCGCCGAACAAGGCCGCCAGCCCAAAGGCCATGACCCAGTTGCCCCCGTAACGCACGAGGAGGCTGGCCACCAGGTACTGGCTGACGGCCGCCATGGCGGCGAACGAAATGTCGATCCCCCCCGAGATGAGCACCACCAGCAAGCCGGAGGCCATGATCGCCATCACCGAATAGTTCTCCAGCAAGGTGACCAGGTTTTTGCCGCTTAGAAAGCCGGGCGAGACCGCCGAGAAAATGACCGCCATCACGATGACGATGCCGGCCAGTTGGGCGTCGTGGCGCCGAAATGCCGTCCGCAAGGAGGCCGAGGGACCGGAGACGGAGCCGTTCTCAGGCATAGATGACCTCCCGGAGTTCCCGCTCGCTGACGCGCTGCGGATCGTAGGCTCCCACGAGCCGGCCCTCGCGCATGACCAGGATGCGGTGGCTCTGGTAGAGCACCTCTTCGATCTCATCGGAGATCAGCAGGATGGCCAGCCCCCGCGCGGCCAGCGCGTCGACCGCCTGGAAAATGCCCGCTTTGGCCCCGACATCCACCCCTACCGTGGGCGAATCCAGGATCAGCACCCGCGGATCGGTCGCCAGCCACTTGGCCAAGACCACCCGCTGCTGGTTGCCCCCGGAAAGTTGTTGCACCGGCCGCTCGGCGGTGTTGGTCTTGACGCGCAGTTCCTGGAAAATCCAGCGCTCGATGGTCTTGGCCCGGCGCGCCCCCTCGATGAGGCCCAGCCGCCCCGTGAGCCGGTCCAACACCGAAATGACCGTGTTATCGGCAATGGTCTGCGGCATCACCAGGCCCAGCGAGAGGCGGTCTTCGGACACGTAAGCGATCTTCCGGCGGATGGCCGCGCGGTTGGTGCGCAGCTGCACGGGCTTGCCGTCGACCCGGATCTGGCCCGAATCGGGCGGGTTCATGCCAAACAGCGACAGGGCCAGCTCGGTGCGCCCCGCCCCCAGCCGCCCGATCAGACCCAGGATTTCGCCGGGCCGCAACTCCAGGTCAACCTCGGCGTACTGGCCCGCGCGGCTCAGGCCGCGCACCTCCAGCACCGGGGCGGCCTGGCCCGACCACGGGGGTTTGAGGCTGCTTTCAAACACGTGGCCGGTGATCAGTTCGCCCAGGCGGCGCCGGTCGAGTTCTCTCACCCAATAGGTGCCCAGGTTGCGCCCGTCGCGCAGCACCGTCACCCGCTCGGCGATGGTCAGCACCTCCTCGAGCCGGTGGCTGACGAACACCGTGGCGATGCCCTGACGCTTGAGTTCGTGAATGGTGGCCAGCAGCGCCGTCACCTCCTGGTGGGTCAACGACGCGGTCGGCTCGTCCATGACGATCAGGCGCGCCTGCTCGCCGGCCAGCGCCCGGCAGATGGCCACCAGTTGGCGCGTGGCGATGGGCAGCGCCCCGACCAGCTCGTCCAGCGGCAGAGCAATCTTGAGCCGTTGCATGACCGCTTGCGCCCGACGGCGCATCGCCGGGCGGTCCACCAGGCGCACCGGCGTCGGGATGTGGTGGCCGAAGGCGATGTTCTCGGCCACTGAGAGGTTGG
Proteins encoded:
- a CDS encoding LacI family DNA-binding transcriptional regulator, with the protein product MPTIKEVAALAGVSTATVSRVINQNGYVTQAVQDKVRQTMEALNYQPSALARGLRRQKTQSIGVLVPKVSQPFFSLLGYAIEQALFKQGYRAFLCSAEENPEKESAYLEMLLRQRVDGIILVPTGHSVANVERLLRTRVPVVLVDRDLPALPVDRVLSDNLQGGYGIGRHLLDLGHRRIAVVGAEPHSESMGRRLSGIRRALDEAGVELREEWVVIGSGEQFGLGLSTAQGVLRHRPSPTAIVALTDGLAVGVLHGACRAGLQLPDELSVTGFDDIPLAAYVSPELTTVAQPITEMGERTVDRLLQLVQARWVRGDQNHDFEFEPQSALLPTRVVVRGSTAPPRASGSTMARP
- a CDS encoding sugar phosphate isomerase/epimerase, producing the protein MNPVGIHFGYWTQYWEVDPLPFIARAKKCGFDVLEVRAQKIARMSTAERDTLKGAAANAGIGLTYSIGMTADMDMLSEDAAIRKNAITFLHEVCRGMQQLGGTIMAGINYSSWPRRPLPGEDKQLLTDRAVEGVREAVKGAEDCGVYICIEVVNRFEHFLMNTAAEGIAFVQRVGSPNCKVHLDTFHLNIEEDSIGGAIVEAGPWLGHFHIGEANRRPPGRGRMPWPEIFGALHQINYQGAVVMEPFLIPGGEVGRDIAVYRYLPGHDKLDEEATRSAEFVRAEQKKAQSAQSKNEG
- a CDS encoding ABC transporter permease, which produces MLIGLIVLAAVFFGALAPARFLSGETLRAMAFQMPELGILALAMMIPLMSGGLNLAIIATANLSALVMAAILTKLLGPASAPSAVAGVIALALVAGLATSLVVGLITGVIVAFLGVHPILVTLGTMTAVKGIAVYATNGGVIGGFPPAILYLGNGTLGGVPVPMVLFVVCAVVVAVLMSHAAFGVSVRMIGSNERATRYSGVATDWMLVGVYVASSVLCWVAAVVMMARFNSARAGYAESYLLITILAAVLGGVDPNGGFGKVLGLFLSLVLLQIISTGFNLLGFSPHLTEAIWGATMILAIAIALVRDRWMARLWLRGTLK
- a CDS encoding 2-hydroxy-3-oxopropionate reductase, with the translated sequence MSNVGFIGLGIMGAPMALNLQKGGHHLFLHSRHGVKDRALLDGGGKECGSPAEVAQAAEFIITMVPDTPDVESVLFGDNGVATTLTAGSHEGHGSDADGPPQKLVIDMSSISPLATKRFAARIRELGADYIDAPVSGGDVGARNATLTIMAGCSEAAFARAQPLFELMGKNITRVGENGDGQTAKVANQIIVALTIEAVCEALVFASKAGADPAKVRQALMGGFASSRILEVHGERLLKRNFQPGFRIELHQKDLGLALANAKELGMALPNTATCQQLFNACAAHGLSKSDHSALVHAIELLADHEIGAGTT
- a CDS encoding sugar ABC transporter ATP-binding protein, with product MADLISSPAPESLQTAPGPEFIEMRGISKRFGGVRALTDVSFSIRAAEIHCLAGENGCGKSTLIKILSGVHAPDEGQIMLEGKAHSHLTPAASQRFGVQIIYQDLSLFPNLSVAENIAFGHHIPTPVRLVDRPAMRRRAQAVMQRLKIALPLDELVGALPIATRQLVAICRALAGEQARLIVMDEPTASLTHQEVTALLATIHELKRQGIATVFVSHRLEEVLTIAERVTVLRDGRNLGTYWVRELDRRRLGELITGHVFESSLKPPWSGQAAPVLEVRGLSRAGQYAEVDLELRPGEILGLIGRLGAGRTELALSLFGMNPPDSGQIRVDGKPVQLRTNRAAIRRKIAYVSEDRLSLGLVMPQTIADNTVISVLDRLTGRLGLIEGARRAKTIERWIFQELRVKTNTAERPVQQLSGGNQQRVVLAKWLATDPRVLILDSPTVGVDVGAKAGIFQAVDALAARGLAILLISDEIEEVLYQSHRILVMREGRLVGAYDPQRVSERELREVIYA
- a CDS encoding ABC transporter permease, which translates into the protein MPENGSVSGPSASLRTAFRRHDAQLAGIVIVMAVIFSAVSPGFLSGKNLVTLLENYSVMAIMASGLLVVLISGGIDISFAAMAAVSQYLVASLLVRYGGNWVMAFGLAALFGALLGVMNALLIYYLRALPVIVTISTMTFYFAMLMFVTDGKSIYDLPDWFTADLSLVGIPFPVVVAAIVLLITALLLSRLSVGRQIYGLGGNPEAAKRVGCNLLGLQCFVYGYSGLMAGVAGLVQAHRVEEVVPNALIGRELDVLAAVVLGGASLLGGIGTVGGTVLGIVLLAILQNGLTLRGVSSYSFGFVTGLIILISVSATAYAAKRQQKRTVRHAH